The following proteins are co-located in the Pirellulales bacterium genome:
- a CDS encoding fumarylacetoacetate hydrolase family protein, whose translation MTFLSAQGPRVAAVRDGRYVDLASTDPTLPWSLKELLAAGPEVLRRAAAAMTKGATIDPGTVRLLAPIPEPQKVICVGLNYADHARESGMEPPPEPVIFNKFPTAVAAHGDVIPLPGESHEVDYEAELVVVINRRARRVSPADAMNYIGGYCVGNDVSARDWQAHKPGKQWLLGKTFDGFAPFGPELVTPDELGDVGHLRIQCRVNGRTLQDSNTDQLIFSVPRLVAYISQVCTLIPGDVIFTGTPPGVGFARQPPIFLQPGDAAEIEIERLGVLRNTFVADVK comes from the coding sequence GTGACGTTTCTATCCGCGCAAGGGCCCCGCGTGGCTGCCGTGCGCGACGGTCGTTATGTCGATCTGGCCAGCACCGATCCGACACTCCCCTGGTCATTGAAGGAGTTATTGGCCGCAGGCCCGGAGGTCTTGCGCCGCGCCGCGGCCGCGATGACCAAAGGGGCCACGATCGATCCCGGCACCGTGCGCCTGCTGGCCCCCATTCCTGAGCCGCAGAAGGTCATTTGCGTCGGCTTGAACTACGCCGATCACGCGCGCGAAAGCGGCATGGAGCCGCCCCCCGAGCCGGTGATCTTCAACAAGTTTCCGACCGCCGTGGCCGCGCACGGCGACGTGATTCCCTTACCGGGCGAAAGTCACGAAGTGGATTACGAGGCCGAGCTGGTCGTCGTCATCAACCGCCGCGCGCGACGCGTTTCGCCCGCGGACGCCATGAATTACATCGGCGGCTACTGCGTCGGCAACGACGTCTCGGCGCGCGATTGGCAAGCGCACAAGCCCGGCAAGCAATGGCTCTTGGGCAAGACGTTCGACGGCTTCGCGCCGTTCGGGCCCGAGCTGGTCACGCCCGACGAACTAGGCGACGTGGGCCACTTGCGCATTCAATGCCGCGTGAACGGGCGCACGCTGCAAGACTCGAACACCGATCAATTGATCTTTTCCGTGCCCCGCCTCGTGGCCTACATCTCGCAGGTCTGCACGCTCATCCCCGGCGACGTCATCTTCACCGGCACACCGCCAGGCGTCGGCTTCGCGCGGCAGCCGCCGATCTTCTTGCAACCAGGCGACGCCGCGGAAATCGAAATCGAAAGGCTGGGGGTATTGCGCAACACGTTCGTCGCGGACGTGAAATAG
- a CDS encoding superoxide dismutase produces MAYTVPDLPYAFDALEPHIDAQTMQIHHDKHHAAYVTNLNNAIQGTDLGNQSIEALVSAIDKVPENIRTVVRNNGGGHANHSLFWTVMGPKAGGQPSGALAEAIKADLGGFDAFKDQFAKAATTRFGSGWAWLSVGPGGKLIVESTPNQDSPLMHGNTPILGLDVWEHAYYLKYQNRRPEYIAAFWNVINWPNVAERFAAAKR; encoded by the coding sequence ATGGCTTATACCGTGCCCGACCTGCCGTATGCCTTCGACGCCCTCGAGCCGCATATCGATGCGCAGACGATGCAGATTCATCACGACAAGCATCACGCCGCGTACGTGACGAATTTGAACAACGCCATTCAAGGAACGGATTTGGGCAATCAAAGCATCGAGGCGCTGGTGTCGGCGATCGACAAGGTGCCCGAGAACATCCGCACGGTGGTACGTAACAACGGCGGCGGCCACGCCAACCACTCGCTGTTCTGGACCGTGATGGGACCGAAGGCGGGCGGTCAGCCGAGCGGCGCCTTGGCCGAAGCCATCAAGGCCGATCTGGGCGGCTTCGACGCTTTCAAGGATCAGTTTGCCAAGGCTGCTACCACGCGCTTCGGCAGCGGCTGGGCTTGGCTGAGCGTCGGCCCCGGCGGCAAGCTGATTGTCGAAAGCACGCCAAATCAAGACAGCCCGCTCATGCACGGCAACACGCCGATCCTGGGCCTGGACGTGTGGGAACACGCGTATTACCTGAAGTACCAGAACCGCCGGCCTGAGTACATCGCGGCCTTCTGGAACGTGATCAACTGGCCGAACGTGGCCGAGCGATTCGCCGCTGCCAAGCGCTAG
- a CDS encoding diguanylate cyclase has protein sequence MLASDQLPIGERLQELTRLLSDLHETPNASTSTPLQLTPTQENTLVQVRLGIASSLYTALKWKHEPTARHCLRVALGCSAWVHRLGLPPERRDEIEVAALLHDVGKIGVPEHILTKPGPLTVQEMAVVEGHWLVGLEILRNCCAAKTLQDILLYTPAWFDGSRLGLGVLGESLPLGSRIVAIMDAFDSMTNDHDYRPALTRQQAFHELHRGAGRQFDPRLVKSFCELHDHDESKLLELVPRRWLQQLDPSEVNTAWRLNDREAPSPQLYQMPYFQERLIDELAEAVIFVDNSLRIIRWNAAAERLTGVPAENVYLRNWAPSLLRLRDEHGCIIQDQQCPMAYALQAGTMWAGRLNLRGRDGHVATVTARACPVHGEDGTPQGLVIVLHGTVTEDAHHEHSQQLHEIAARDPLTRLPNRAEFDRQVDAAVAAHTREKRRCSIIITGVDDFKQINEDYGHRAGDEVLRAYAALLLGSCRVGDILARYGGDEFIMFFADCDGQIVARRGEQLRMAFADLPHEELGNKRASASYGVTEIQPGDTPDTMICRAKRALQQAKAAGRNKVVQLGSGQETASRPLLKLRCKFTSGEPVIEKQLVSEVPLEVSVEKLRGFISDHHANVIELKETRVVLAVTCGSPARPLFSQRTTRFTMEIDFEEERERPANDDDRQAGSGVRTIIKIAIRPEKTAERRQKLVDEHARQLLISLRAYLMAVEPGDTAASVLARAKGLLLPRWSR, from the coding sequence GTGCTCGCCTCGGATCAACTCCCGATCGGCGAACGGCTTCAAGAGCTGACCAGGCTGCTTTCGGATTTGCACGAGACGCCAAACGCCTCGACCAGCACGCCCTTGCAGCTGACCCCCACTCAGGAAAACACCCTGGTCCAGGTGCGGCTGGGCATCGCCAGCAGCTTGTACACGGCGCTGAAATGGAAGCACGAGCCGACGGCGCGGCATTGCCTGCGCGTGGCGCTGGGTTGCTCGGCCTGGGTCCATCGGCTGGGATTGCCCCCCGAGCGGCGCGACGAGATCGAAGTGGCCGCGCTTTTGCACGACGTCGGCAAGATCGGCGTCCCCGAGCACATCCTCACCAAGCCCGGCCCGCTGACCGTGCAGGAAATGGCCGTCGTCGAGGGGCATTGGCTGGTGGGGTTGGAAATCCTGCGCAACTGCTGCGCCGCGAAGACCCTGCAAGACATCCTGCTCTACACGCCCGCCTGGTTCGACGGCAGCCGTCTGGGCCTGGGGGTGCTGGGCGAATCGTTGCCGCTGGGGTCGCGCATCGTGGCGATCATGGACGCCTTCGATTCGATGACCAACGATCACGACTATCGTCCGGCGCTAACGCGGCAACAGGCGTTTCACGAGCTACACCGCGGCGCTGGCCGGCAGTTCGATCCACGCCTCGTGAAGTCATTCTGCGAATTGCACGATCACGACGAATCGAAACTGCTCGAGCTGGTGCCGCGCCGGTGGCTGCAGCAGCTTGATCCTTCGGAAGTGAACACCGCCTGGCGATTGAACGACCGCGAGGCGCCGTCGCCGCAGCTTTATCAGATGCCGTACTTCCAGGAGCGGTTGATCGACGAACTGGCCGAGGCCGTGATTTTCGTCGATAACTCGCTACGAATCATTCGCTGGAACGCGGCGGCCGAGCGGCTGACCGGCGTGCCGGCCGAAAACGTTTACCTGCGCAACTGGGCCCCCAGCCTGTTGCGATTGCGCGATGAACACGGCTGCATCATCCAGGACCAGCAGTGCCCCATGGCCTATGCGTTGCAGGCCGGGACGATGTGGGCCGGTCGGCTGAACCTGCGCGGCCGCGATGGGCACGTAGCCACGGTTACGGCCCGGGCGTGCCCCGTACACGGCGAAGACGGCACGCCGCAAGGGCTCGTCATCGTGCTACACGGCACGGTCACCGAAGACGCGCACCACGAGCATTCGCAGCAGTTGCACGAAATCGCGGCACGCGATCCGCTGACGCGGCTGCCGAATCGGGCCGAGTTCGATCGGCAAGTCGACGCGGCCGTGGCCGCCCACACGCGCGAGAAGCGACGCTGCAGCATCATCATCACCGGCGTCGACGACTTCAAGCAGATCAACGAGGACTACGGGCACCGAGCCGGCGACGAGGTGTTGCGGGCTTATGCGGCGCTGTTGCTCGGCTCGTGCCGGGTGGGTGATATCCTGGCCCGCTACGGCGGCGACGAGTTCATCATGTTCTTCGCCGACTGCGACGGCCAGATCGTGGCGCGGCGCGGCGAGCAATTGCGCATGGCCTTCGCCGATTTGCCGCACGAAGAATTGGGCAATAAGCGCGCCAGCGCCAGCTATGGCGTTACCGAAATCCAGCCTGGCGATACGCCCGACACGATGATCTGCCGCGCGAAGCGCGCGTTGCAGCAGGCGAAAGCGGCGGGCCGCAACAAGGTCGTGCAGCTTGGCTCGGGGCAAGAGACCGCATCCCGGCCGCTGCTCAAGCTGCGCTGCAAGTTCACCTCCGGCGAGCCGGTGATCGAAAAGCAGTTGGTGAGCGAGGTGCCGCTGGAAGTGAGCGTGGAAAAACTGCGCGGTTTCATCTCGGACCATCATGCCAACGTCATCGAGCTGAAAGAAACGCGCGTCGTGTTGGCCGTCACCTGCGGATCGCCGGCGCGGCCCCTGTTCTCGCAGCGCACCACGCGGTTCACGATGGAAATCGACTTCGAGGAAGAGCGCGAGCGGCCGGCGAATGACGACGATCGCCAGGCCGGGTCCGGGGTGCGGACGATCATCAAGATCGCCATCCGGCCCGAGAAGACCGCCGAGCGCCGCCAGAAGCTCGTCGACGAGCATGCGCGGCAATTGTTGATCAGCCTGCGCGCCTATCTGATGGCCGTCGAACCGGGCGACACCGCGGCCAGCGTGCTTGCGCGCGCCAAGGGTCTGCTGCTGCCGCGCTGGTCACGCTAG